One segment of Lepus europaeus isolate LE1 chromosome 16, mLepTim1.pri, whole genome shotgun sequence DNA contains the following:
- the SH3TC1 gene encoding SH3 domain and tetratricopeptide repeat-containing protein 1: MERLAEVTAEEATAGRPPAGPSEAQAAARDDVAPPAGLADPAAGTPPGQIGVYPTDLTLQLLAVREQSGRPDPGLQQLVRRRLRLLESDSREVARALGELSARLLSIHSDQERILVTFKTFEETWKFSTYHALGFTHRCLENLLVEPAFWLQAPGAEGAAAVRVHVDEEALRLTCESLLLQEGPFFVLCPDGRVRETTAPQAPGKGPPPLRRASGAPQGEGAPEAGCWGPHPSTASTDKAAAAPEPLSPFHQWALRASWDAVDDALDGPVVPDCLLMAAGPASALADRQASGPEELSFRAGDCIEIIGARVPGLPWCVGRHAASGQVGFVPSSLIREQGPASEVGQAPFLSEEEGAFFSQEGRFSAEDARQLVASVAGTGMGTTYCLDRFDAAAWEQPEVQETPAPCPDPEPSETLQRVKNVLEQCKTQEGCPEESAPEDFHTAPSAVSPVHAEEPPFRLAAGADWADPEALGPLLRVLNAPGYAACFRGLYTAAPPWPGSVFGGGMEEEELAARLAQARGAAKEAGLTMALARLCLLLGRLCARRLKLSQARVYFEEALGALGGRFGDLFLVAAVYANLAAVYLKQKNRERCAQTVPKAAALLLGTPGHACSTEAGPELLQWALRRAVRGQSPQAEARACFLLARHHVQLKQPEEALPFLERLLLLPCAPGAPWAADCYLLLAGIYSRTCLPHLALSCAKVASVRTQASLASSLQSAGLVLHNAPRGAARGLPAQLAPYLRQALACPASDTGRALRGRLCAGLARLHSQHGQHGPAIALTVQAAEAEAEARAGARAVVDQLLALAWLHVLHGQSAGALDVLRALEAAGVAGEDLEGVIANTTAVALKRTRRTRQAAEGFYRALRAARGLGQLRNQAVVLANLGALCLQAGAGGLAQHYLLEAVRLFSQLPGAECGPDFTHVLLRLGHLCTGRALAQQGKCYYQWAFLVAVETDHLEGQLRAVQHLCHFYSSVAPREAQCVVYHEFQLALARRAADKALEGQLLETISRLYLALGTERAYRSALDYTKRSLGIFIDLQKKEKEAHAWLQAGKIYYILRQSELVDLYIQVAQNAALYTGDPHLGLQLFEAAGDIFFNGTWERDKAVSFYRDRALPLAVTTGNREAELRLCNKLAALLAALDTPQEGLEFAHTALTLSIALGDRLNERVAHHRLAALHQRLGRAELAEHFYLKALSLCSSPLQFDEETLYYVKVYLVLGDLILHDLKDPFDAAGYYELALAAAVDLGNKSAQLKICTRLAAIYRGALADRERALFFYQKARAFACELSLRGGRRRL, from the exons GAGCTGTCGGCCAGGCTGCTGTCCATCCACAGCGACCAGGAGCGCATTCTGGTCACCTTTAAGACCTTCGAAGAAACCTGGAAGTTTTCCACGTACCACGCTCTGG GCTTCACGCACCGCTGCCTGGAAAACCTGCTGGTGGAGCCGGCCTTCTGGCTGCAGGCGCCCGGCGCCGAGGGGGCGGCGGCCGTCCGTGTGCACGTGGACGAGGAGGCCCTGAGGCTGACGTGTGAGAGCCTCCTTCTGCAGGAAG GCCCCTTCTTTGTCCTCTGTCCCGACGGCCGTGTGAGAGAGACGACCGCCCCCCAGGCGCCAGGGAAGGGCCCCCCGCCCCTCAGGCGGGCCTCGGGGGCCCCGCAGGGAGAGGGGGCCCCAGAAGCCGGCTGTtggggcccccaccccagcacggCCTCCACGGACAAGGCAGCGGCCGCACCGGAACCTCTGAGTCCGTTCCATCA GTGGGCTCTCAGGGCCTCGTGGGACGCCGTCGACGACGCCCTGGACGGACCCGTGGTCCCCGACTGCCTGCTGATGG CGGCAGGCCCGGCCTCGGCGCTGGCTGACCGCCAGGCCTCGGGGCCCGAAGAGCTGAGCTTCCGTGCCGGTGACTGCATCGAGATCATCGGCGCCCGGGTGCCCGGCCTGCCCTGGTGCGTGGGCCGGCACGCGGCCTCGGGCCAAGTGGGCTTTGTGCCCAGCAGCCTCATCCGTGAGCAGGGCCCCGCCTCCGA GGTGGGCCAGGCGCCCTTTCTCAGCGAGGAGGAGGGCGCCTTCTTCAGCCAGGAGGGCCGCTTCTCCGCGGAGGACGCCAGGCAGCTGGTGGCCAGTGTGGCGGGCACCGGCATGGGCACCACGTACTGCCTAG ACAGGTTCGACGCCGCCGCGTGGGAGCAGCCAGAGGTGCAAG AAACACCTGCGCCTTGTCCGGACCCTGAGCCGAGCGAGACGCTGCAGAGGGTGAAGAATGTTCTGGAACAGTGTAAAACCCAGGAGGGCTGCCCGGAAGAGTCAGCACCCGAGGACTTCCACACGGCGCCCAGTGCTGTGAGCCCAGTGCACGCTGAGGAGCCCCCCTTCcgcctggctgctggggccgaCTGGGCCGACCCCGAGGCCCTGGGCCCACTGCTGAGGGTCCTCAACGCCCCCGGGTACGCGGCCTGCTTCCGAGGCCTGTACACCGCGGCCCCACCCTGGCCGGGCAGCGTGTTCGGCGGcggcatggaggaggaggagctggcggCGCGCCTGGCCCAGGCTCGGGGCGCGGCCAAGGAAGCCGGCCTCACCATGGCCCTGGCcaggctctgcctcctcctgggCCGGCTGTGCGCCCGGCGGCTCAAGCTGTCCCAGGCCCGCGTGTACTTCGAGGAAGCCCTGGGGGCGCTGGGCGGCCGCTTTGGGGACCTCTTCCTGGTGGCGGCCGTGTACGCCAACCTGGCCGCCGTGTACCTGAAGCAGAAGAACCGGGAGAGGTGCGCGCAGACGGTGCCCAAGGCCGCGGCGCTGCTGCTGGGGACGCCGGGCCACGCGTGCAGCACGGAGGCCGGGCCTGAGCTCCTCCAGTGGGCGCTGCGCCGGGCCGTCCGCGGCCAGAGCCCGCAGGCCGAGGCCCgggcctgcttcctgctggccaGGCACCACGTCCAGCTCAAGCAGCCCGAGGAGGCCCTGCCCTTCCTGGAGCGGCTGCTGCTTCTGCCTTGCGCCCCGGGGGCGCCGTGGGCGGCGGACTGCTACCTGCTGCTGGCCGGCATCTACAGCCGCACGTGCCTGCCGCACCTGGCCCTGAGCTGCGCCAAGGTGGCCTCCGTGCGGACTCAGGCCTCGCTGGCCAGCTCACTGCAGAGCGCCGGCCTGGTCCTGCACAATGCCCCGCGGGGGGCGGCCCGCGGCCTGCCCGCCCAGCTCGCCCCCTACCTCAGGCAGGCGCTGGCCTGCCCGGCCTCGGACACGGGGCGCGCCCTGCGCGGCCGCCTGTGTGCGGGCCTGGCCCGGCTACACAGCCAGCACGGACAGCACGGGCCGGCCATCGCCCTCACCGTGCAGGCggccgaggccgaggccgaggcccGGGCCGGGGCCCGCGCCGTCGTGGACcagctgctggccctggcctggctgcacGTGCTGCACGGGCAGAGCGCGGGGGCCTTGGACGTCCTGCGGGCCCTGGAGGCCGCGGGCGTGGCCGGCGAGGACCTGGAGGGCGTGATCGCCAACACAACGGCCGTGGCGCTGAAGCGGACACGCAGGACGCGGCAGGCGGCCGAGGGCTTCTACCGTGCCCTGCGTGCCGCCCGCGGGCTGGGCCAGCTGCGGAACCAGGCCGTGGTCCTGGCCAACCTGGGGGCCCTGTGCCTGCAGGCGGGGGCCGGCGGGCTGGCTCAGCACTACCTCCTGGAGGCCGTGCGCCTCTTCTCGCAGCTGCCGGGCGCCGAGTGCGGCCCGGACTTCACCCACGTGCTCCTGCGGCTGGGCCACCTGTGCACCGGCCGGGCCCTCGCCCAGCAGGGCAAGTGCTACTACCAGTGGGCCTTTCTGGTCGCCGTGGAGACGGACCACCTGGAGG GCCAGCTGCGGGCCGTGCAGCACCTGTGTCACTTCTACAGCAGCGTGGCGCCCCGCGAGGCCCAGTGCGTCGTCTACCACGAGTTCCAGCTCGCGCTGGCCCGCAGGGCGGCCGACAAGGCGCTGGAGGGGCAGCTCTTGGAGACCATCAGCAGGCTCTACCTGGCGCTGGGCACCGAGcg CGCCTACAGGTCCGCCCTGGACTACACCAAGCGCAGCCTGGGCATCTTCATCGACCtgcagaagaaggagaaggaggcgcACGCCTGGCTGCAGGCCGGCAAGATCTACTACATCCTGCGGCAGAGCGAGCTGGTCGACCTGTACATCCAG gtgGCGCAGAATGCGGCCCTGTACACGGGGGACCCGCACCTGGGGCTGCAACTGTTCGAGGCGGCCGGAGACATCTTCTTCAACGGGACCTGGGAGCGGGACAAGGCCGTGTCCTTCTACCGG GACCGGGCACTGCCCCTGGCCGTGACCACGGGGAACCGCGAGGCGGAGCTACGTCTGTGCAATAAGCTGGCGGCGCTGCTGGCCGCGCTGGACACGCCCCAGGAGGGCCTGGAGTTCGCCCACACGGCCCTGACCCTCAGCATCGCCCTGG GGGACCGGCTCAACGAGCGGGTGGCGCACCACCGGCTGGCGGCGCTGCACCAGCGGCTGGGCCGGGCCGAGCTGGCCGAGCACTTCTACCTGAAGGCGCTGTCGCTGTGCAGCTCCCCGCTGCAGTTCGACGAGGAGACGCTGTACTACGTGAAGGTGTACCTGGTGCTCGGCGACCTCATCCTCCACGACCTCAAG GACCCGTTCGACGCGGCCGGCTACTACGAGCTGGCGCTGGCGGCCGCCGTGGACCTGGGCAACAAGAGCGCCCAGCTCAAGATCTGCACGCGCCTGGCCGCCATCTACCGCGGCGCGCTGGCCGACCGCGAGAGGGCGCTCTTCTTCTACCAGAAGGCGCGGGCCTTCGCCTGCGAGCTGAGCCTCCGCGGGGGCCGGCGCCGGCTCTGA